A genomic region of Mesorhizobium sp. NZP2077 contains the following coding sequences:
- a CDS encoding GMC family oxidoreductase N-terminal domain-containing protein codes for MDFDYVIAGGGSAGCTLAARLSEDTSKTVCLIEAGGEGRNLLIRAPAGIIALLPGRPKINNWAFETVPQQGLGGRKGYQPRGKALGGSSAINAMLYTRGHRGDYDEWAELGCDGWSWDEVLPYFRRAEGNQRGSDALHGGDGPLRVGEQQEPRALSQAFVEACGENQIRRNDDFNGIEQEGAGLYQVTQFWGEHRNGERCSAAAAYLHPAMTRPNLTVITGAHATGIVLDGKRATGVRYRVGKGEAVVKARREVIVCGGAFGSPQLLLLSGIGPAAELAMHGIPVIHELPGVGKNLQDHLDFIMGWTSKDADMMGIGLRGLPGLLRHMLRWRKDGGGMIATPYAEGGAFLKSDSAIERPDLQLHFCIAIVDDHGRKLHMGYGFSCHVCVLRPHSRGEVALSTRDPLAPPRIDPRFLSDERDADLLLKGVRMMRGILEAPALARYRHKEIYTAGVSSDAELMSHIRARADTIYHPAGTCKMGVDEMAVVDPQLRVHGLEALRVVDASVMPTLIGGNTNAPTIMIAEKAADMIKAVA; via the coding sequence ATGGATTTCGACTATGTTATCGCCGGTGGTGGGTCCGCCGGCTGCACGCTTGCCGCGCGGCTCTCCGAAGATACCTCGAAAACGGTCTGCCTGATCGAAGCCGGCGGCGAGGGCAGGAATCTGCTCATCCGCGCGCCGGCTGGCATAATCGCGCTGTTGCCGGGTCGGCCGAAAATCAACAACTGGGCCTTCGAGACGGTGCCGCAGCAAGGCCTTGGCGGCCGCAAGGGCTACCAGCCGCGCGGCAAGGCGCTGGGCGGTTCCAGCGCCATCAATGCCATGCTCTACACACGCGGCCACCGTGGCGACTATGACGAATGGGCCGAGCTTGGCTGCGACGGCTGGTCGTGGGACGAGGTGCTGCCTTATTTCCGGCGCGCGGAAGGCAACCAGCGCGGCAGCGACGCTCTGCACGGCGGCGATGGGCCGCTGCGGGTCGGCGAGCAGCAGGAGCCACGTGCGCTGTCCCAGGCCTTTGTCGAGGCCTGCGGTGAAAACCAGATCCGTCGCAACGATGACTTCAACGGGATCGAGCAGGAAGGCGCCGGACTTTATCAGGTCACGCAATTCTGGGGCGAACACCGCAATGGCGAGCGCTGTTCGGCGGCAGCCGCCTACCTTCATCCGGCGATGACCCGGCCGAACCTGACCGTCATCACCGGAGCGCATGCAACGGGCATCGTGCTGGACGGCAAGCGGGCCACCGGCGTTCGCTACCGCGTGGGCAAGGGCGAAGCCGTCGTGAAAGCCAGGCGCGAGGTCATCGTCTGCGGTGGCGCCTTCGGTTCGCCTCAGCTCCTGTTGCTGTCGGGCATTGGCCCAGCTGCCGAGCTTGCCATGCATGGTATTCCAGTCATTCATGAACTGCCCGGTGTTGGCAAGAACCTGCAAGACCACCTCGATTTCATCATGGGCTGGACGTCGAAGGATGCCGATATGATGGGCATCGGCCTGCGCGGCCTACCTGGCCTCCTGCGGCACATGCTGCGCTGGCGGAAAGATGGCGGCGGTATGATCGCCACGCCCTATGCCGAAGGCGGTGCCTTCCTCAAGTCCGATTCGGCGATTGAACGGCCCGACCTGCAACTGCATTTCTGCATCGCGATCGTGGATGATCATGGCCGCAAGCTGCATATGGGATATGGCTTTTCCTGCCACGTCTGCGTGCTGCGGCCGCATTCGCGCGGTGAGGTCGCGCTATCGACGCGTGATCCCTTGGCACCACCGCGCATCGATCCGCGCTTTCTTTCGGACGAACGCGACGCTGATCTATTGCTCAAAGGGGTCAGGATGATGCGCGGTATCCTGGAGGCGCCGGCGCTGGCCAGATACCGCCACAAGGAAATCTACACCGCCGGGGTTTCGAGCGACGCGGAGCTGATGTCCCACATCCGCGCCCGCGCCGACACGATCTATCACCCGGCCGGCACGTGCAAAATGGGCGTCGACGAGATGGCGGTGGTCGATCCGCAATTGCGGGTTCACGGGCTTGAAGCCTTGCGGGTCGTCGACGCCTCGGTGATGCCGACGCTGATCGGCGGCAACACCAATGCACCAACCATCATGATCGCCGAAAAGGCGGCGGACATGATCAAGGCAGTCGCCTGA
- a CDS encoding DJ-1/PfpI family protein, with product MAGKKILMLVGEFSEEYEIFVFEQAMHAVGHTVHVICPDKKAGDILKTSLHDFEGHQTYTEKLGHDYILNKTFSEVNPAQYDAVYAAGGRGPEYIRIDKRVQALVRHFHEAGKPIFTICHGVQILIAVDGVVRGREVAALHYCEPEVTLAGGIYIDVAPTGAHVDGNLVSAKGWPGLSNFIRECLKVLGTEIRHGEILMRDERQAA from the coding sequence ATGGCTGGCAAGAAAATATTGATGCTCGTTGGCGAGTTCAGCGAGGAGTATGAGATTTTCGTCTTCGAACAGGCGATGCATGCCGTCGGCCACACGGTGCATGTCATCTGTCCGGACAAGAAGGCCGGCGATATCCTGAAGACCTCGCTGCACGACTTCGAAGGGCATCAGACCTACACGGAAAAGCTCGGCCACGACTACATCCTCAACAAGACGTTTTCCGAGGTGAATCCGGCCCAATACGACGCCGTCTACGCGGCGGGCGGGCGCGGTCCCGAATACATCCGCATCGACAAGCGCGTGCAGGCGCTGGTGCGGCATTTCCACGAGGCCGGCAAGCCGATCTTCACCATCTGCCACGGCGTGCAGATTCTGATCGCGGTCGATGGCGTGGTGCGGGGCAGGGAAGTGGCGGCTCTGCATTATTGCGAGCCGGAAGTGACGCTAGCCGGGGGCATCTACATCGATGTCGCGCCGACCGGCGCCCATGTCGACGGCAATCTGGTTTCAGCCAAGGGCTGGCCGGGCCTGTCCAACTTCATCCGCGAATGCCTGAAGGTGCTGGGCACCGAAATCCGCCATGGCGAGATCCTGATGCGCGACGAGCGCCAGGCAGCCTGA